The Corallococcus soli genome contains a region encoding:
- a CDS encoding AI-2E family transporter produces MKASRRGLPVYVPPRTVWSVGAQVVLLVLLGTAMQRLGPVLTLLAVALLLGLAAEPVVRRMQSWGVRRGFGVALIALTLLGVTGLLILTLVPLLVEQLENLVHAAPGFLAELTKAPWVQRLDEHFGVLSRPQDTFNMEPGVLARPLITVLSSTVELMGAGITVLALAVFGLLFGQDLYASILGWVRPRQRGRVRRVVGRMRVAVGNYLVGTLLIVSVGGAFTALMALALGVPYFLPLGLVAMVLGLIPYIGSFITALLVSVTTLASVGSRRALIALALFMIYQQFEAHLLSPLVQRRAIKMNPLLISLVALVGGSVAGLLGVILAVPAAAAGQVLLTEVQRERRKSWKRERRLAAAARVPAVPGNADEALLAGPLAPEGRSDARRAPPPDSGHPGATH; encoded by the coding sequence ATGAAGGCTTCGCGCAGAGGGCTGCCCGTCTACGTACCACCCCGGACGGTGTGGTCGGTGGGGGCGCAGGTGGTGCTGCTGGTGCTGCTGGGCACGGCGATGCAGCGCCTGGGGCCCGTGCTGACGCTGCTGGCGGTGGCGCTGCTGCTGGGGCTCGCGGCGGAGCCCGTCGTGCGGCGGATGCAGTCGTGGGGCGTGCGCCGGGGGTTCGGCGTGGCGCTCATCGCGCTGACCCTGCTGGGCGTCACCGGCCTGCTCATCCTCACGCTGGTGCCGCTCCTCGTCGAGCAGCTGGAGAACCTGGTGCACGCGGCGCCGGGCTTCCTGGCGGAGCTGACGAAGGCTCCGTGGGTGCAGCGGCTGGATGAACACTTCGGCGTGCTGTCGCGCCCGCAGGACACGTTCAACATGGAGCCTGGCGTGCTGGCCCGGCCGCTCATCACCGTGCTGTCCTCCACGGTGGAGCTGATGGGCGCGGGCATCACCGTGCTGGCGCTCGCGGTGTTCGGGCTGCTGTTCGGCCAGGACCTCTACGCGAGCATCCTGGGCTGGGTGCGCCCCCGTCAGCGCGGCCGCGTGCGCCGGGTGGTGGGGCGGATGCGCGTGGCGGTGGGCAACTACCTCGTCGGCACGCTGCTCATCGTGAGCGTGGGTGGGGCCTTCACGGCGCTGATGGCGCTGGCGCTGGGGGTGCCGTACTTCCTGCCGCTGGGGCTGGTGGCGATGGTGCTGGGGCTCATCCCATACATCGGCAGCTTCATCACCGCGCTGCTGGTGAGCGTCACCACGCTGGCGTCGGTGGGGTCGCGGCGCGCGCTCATCGCGCTGGCGCTGTTCATGATCTATCAGCAGTTCGAGGCCCACCTGCTCAGCCCGCTGGTGCAGCGGCGCGCCATCAAGATGAACCCGCTGCTCATCTCGCTGGTGGCCCTGGTGGGCGGCTCCGTGGCGGGGCTGCTGGGCGTCATCCTCGCGGTGCCGGCGGCGGCGGCGGGGCAGGTGCTGCTCACCGAGGTGCAGCGGGAGCGCCGCAAGTCGTGGAAGCGGGAGCGGCGGCTCGCGGCGGCGGCCCGGGTGCCGGCCGTGCCGGGGAACGCGGACGAGGCACTGTTGGCGGGTCCTCTCGCCCCCGAGGGCAGGAGCGACGCGCGGCGTGCGCCCCCGCCCGACTCCGGGCATCCTGGGGCGACGCACTGA
- a CDS encoding heavy metal translocating P-type ATPase, giving the protein MSEQKKSGSRFGSLNIKGLKVAQGGNAVQRHVHGPGCDHDHGSGHDHPGHDHGHAHAHGEAHEHGPSCSHGHGHDHHGHDHHGHAHSQRVIRPPAHRPAEGGGTALQLDLEGTLPGETDEQGRFARLEAALESQRGITDVHLRRDAGHAEVCIHYQPSLVSASQLVTLARKMGGQVAARYLHHTWFVRGMDSADAAQRIEHAVSRIQGVLTASVAYASERVVIEYDKEALKLSDVEARVKALGYGLEVPMAGHACSHHAHGGGLAPLLELPLVVASGVLLAAGFVVEHFALAPPLVATALWALSMASGGFFAIKGSVQSIAQLRIDIETMMVVAALGAAVLGAWFEGAFLLFLFSAGHALEHRAMEKARRSIEALGQLRPEVARVRRGSDVVEVPVADVSRGERIIVRPGDRVPLDGIIREGRSSLDQAAITGESMPVARKPGDEVFSGTINCEAALEVEVTRLSSESVLARVVDMVAQAEAQKGRRQRFAQRLERTVAPLVMAAAVVFPVVLVLTGTELKEAVLRAVGLLVAASPCALAISTPSAVLSAVASAARGGVLIKGGIYLELLSGISAIAFDKTGTLTVGKPRLLTTWPAPGVTREELLGTAASVEALSAHPLAKAVVDGAAEARVSVPVGRDLEAIHGQGIRARVGDDAVDVGSLALFAGQPVPPDVAAEVARLEEAGQTTMVVRRAGRYLGVLGVADTLRGGARQVVQALKAGGIQRTVMLSGDNARVAQSIADQVGLDEAQAPLMPADKVTAVKELGRTHAVAMVGDGVNDAPALAAAAVGVAMGGAGSDAALETADVVLMSDDLAKLPFALELSRKATAVMKQNLVIALGVSAVLVVAAVLGLTKISQAVVLHEGSTLLVVFNGLRLLAFRPKTQSAPPQPATGPQPATG; this is encoded by the coding sequence ATGTCGGAGCAGAAGAAGAGCGGGTCGCGGTTCGGTTCGTTGAACATCAAGGGCCTCAAGGTGGCGCAGGGCGGCAACGCCGTGCAGCGCCACGTCCACGGCCCGGGGTGCGACCACGACCACGGCTCCGGCCATGACCACCCCGGTCATGACCACGGGCACGCGCATGCGCACGGCGAGGCCCACGAGCATGGCCCCTCCTGCTCCCATGGCCACGGGCATGATCACCACGGGCATGACCACCACGGCCATGCCCACTCCCAGCGCGTCATCCGTCCGCCGGCGCACCGTCCAGCGGAAGGGGGCGGCACGGCGCTCCAGCTCGACCTGGAGGGCACGCTGCCGGGGGAGACGGACGAGCAGGGCCGCTTCGCCCGGCTGGAAGCGGCGCTGGAGTCCCAGCGGGGCATCACTGACGTGCACCTGCGCCGCGACGCGGGCCACGCGGAGGTGTGCATCCACTACCAGCCGTCGCTGGTGAGCGCCTCGCAGCTCGTCACGCTGGCGCGGAAGATGGGCGGGCAGGTGGCGGCGCGCTACCTGCACCACACCTGGTTCGTGCGCGGGATGGACTCCGCGGACGCGGCCCAGCGCATCGAACACGCGGTTTCCAGGATACAGGGCGTGCTCACCGCCAGCGTCGCGTACGCGAGCGAGCGCGTGGTCATCGAGTACGACAAGGAGGCGTTGAAGCTGTCGGACGTGGAGGCCCGGGTGAAGGCGCTCGGGTATGGGCTGGAGGTGCCCATGGCGGGCCACGCCTGTTCGCACCACGCGCACGGCGGTGGGCTGGCGCCGCTGCTGGAGCTGCCGCTGGTGGTCGCCTCCGGCGTGCTGCTGGCGGCGGGCTTCGTGGTGGAGCACTTCGCGCTGGCCCCGCCCCTGGTGGCCACGGCGCTCTGGGCGCTGTCGATGGCGAGCGGTGGCTTCTTCGCCATCAAGGGCTCGGTGCAGTCCATCGCGCAGCTGCGCATCGACATCGAGACGATGATGGTCGTGGCCGCGCTGGGCGCGGCGGTGCTCGGCGCGTGGTTCGAGGGCGCGTTCCTGCTCTTCCTCTTCAGCGCGGGCCATGCGCTGGAGCACCGGGCTATGGAGAAGGCGCGCAGGTCCATTGAAGCGCTGGGCCAGCTGCGCCCGGAGGTGGCGCGCGTGCGCCGGGGTTCGGACGTGGTGGAGGTGCCGGTGGCGGACGTGTCGCGCGGCGAGCGCATCATCGTGCGCCCGGGCGACCGCGTCCCGCTGGACGGCATCATCCGCGAGGGCAGGAGCTCCCTGGACCAGGCGGCCATCACCGGCGAGTCCATGCCGGTGGCGCGCAAGCCGGGGGACGAGGTGTTCTCCGGCACCATCAACTGCGAGGCGGCGCTGGAGGTGGAGGTGACGCGCCTGTCGTCGGAGTCGGTGCTGGCGCGCGTGGTGGACATGGTGGCGCAGGCGGAGGCGCAGAAGGGCCGCCGGCAGCGCTTCGCCCAGCGCCTGGAGCGCACCGTGGCGCCGCTGGTGATGGCGGCGGCGGTGGTGTTCCCGGTGGTGCTGGTGCTGACGGGCACGGAGCTGAAGGAAGCGGTGCTGCGCGCGGTGGGGCTGCTCGTGGCCGCGTCCCCGTGCGCGCTCGCCATCTCCACGCCGTCCGCGGTGCTGTCGGCGGTGGCGTCCGCTGCGCGCGGCGGCGTGCTCATCAAGGGCGGCATCTACCTGGAGCTGTTGAGCGGCATCAGCGCCATCGCCTTCGACAAGACGGGCACGCTCACCGTGGGCAAGCCCCGGCTGCTCACCACCTGGCCCGCGCCGGGCGTGACGCGCGAGGAATTGCTCGGCACCGCCGCGAGCGTGGAGGCGCTGTCCGCGCACCCGCTGGCCAAGGCGGTGGTGGACGGCGCGGCCGAGGCGCGCGTCAGCGTGCCGGTGGGCCGCGACCTGGAGGCCATCCACGGCCAGGGCATCCGCGCCAGGGTGGGCGACGACGCGGTGGACGTGGGCAGCCTGGCGCTCTTCGCGGGCCAGCCGGTCCCCCCGGACGTCGCCGCGGAGGTGGCGCGGCTGGAGGAGGCGGGCCAGACGACGATGGTGGTGCGCCGCGCGGGCCGCTACCTGGGCGTGCTGGGCGTGGCGGACACGCTGCGCGGCGGCGCCCGGCAGGTGGTGCAGGCGCTCAAGGCCGGCGGCATCCAGCGCACCGTGATGCTGTCCGGCGACAACGCGCGCGTGGCGCAGTCCATCGCGGACCAGGTGGGCCTGGACGAAGCGCAGGCGCCGCTGATGCCCGCGGACAAGGTCACGGCGGTGAAGGAGCTGGGCCGCACGCACGCGGTGGCCATGGTGGGCGACGGCGTCAACGACGCGCCCGCGCTGGCGGCGGCGGCGGTGGGCGTGGCCATGGGCGGCGCCGGCTCCGACGCGGCGCTGGAGACCGCGGACGTGGTGCTGATGAGCGACGACCTGGCCAAGCTGCCCTTCGCGCTGGAGCTGTCGCGCAAGGCCACCGCCGTGATGAAGCAGAACCTGGTCATCGCGCTGGGCGTGAGCGCGGTGCTCGTCGTCGCCGCCGTGCTGGGCCTGACGAAGATCAGCCAGGCCGTGGTGCTGCACGAGGGCAGCACGCTGCTCGTCGTCTTCAACGGCCTGCGGCTGCTGGCGTTCCGGCCGAAGACGCAGTCCGCGCCGCCGCAGCCCGCCACCGGGCCGCAGCCCGCCACCGGGTAG
- the rpiA gene encoding ribose-5-phosphate isomerase RpiA codes for MTSDESVSSSFKRAAAERAVDFIQSGMVVGLGTGSTAAFAVRRLGALLAAGTLKDVVGVPTSRATEALAASLGVPLTTLDTHPVVDLTIDGADEVAPDLSLIKGGGGALLREKVVAQASRREIIVVDAPKLSPRLGTKWPVPVEVLAFGWRSQSLFLESLGARVTVRLALDGAPFHTDQGNVVLDCDFGPIHDAAALASRLESRAGVMAHGLFLNLTTDLVVAGPEGITHRVRGA; via the coding sequence ATGACCTCCGATGAGAGCGTTTCGTCGTCCTTCAAGCGCGCGGCGGCGGAGCGCGCCGTGGACTTCATCCAGTCCGGCATGGTGGTGGGCCTGGGCACGGGCAGCACGGCCGCGTTCGCGGTGCGGCGCCTGGGCGCGCTGCTGGCGGCGGGGACGCTGAAGGACGTGGTGGGCGTGCCGACCTCGCGCGCGACCGAGGCGCTGGCCGCGTCGCTGGGCGTGCCGCTCACGACCCTGGACACGCACCCGGTGGTGGACCTCACCATCGACGGCGCGGACGAGGTGGCCCCGGACCTGTCCCTCATCAAGGGCGGTGGCGGGGCGCTGCTGCGCGAGAAGGTGGTGGCCCAGGCCAGCCGGCGGGAGATCATCGTGGTGGACGCGCCCAAGCTGTCCCCCAGGCTGGGCACGAAGTGGCCGGTGCCGGTGGAGGTGCTTGCCTTCGGGTGGCGCTCGCAGTCGCTGTTCCTGGAGTCCCTGGGCGCGCGCGTGACGGTGCGCCTGGCGCTGGATGGCGCGCCGTTCCACACGGACCAGGGCAACGTGGTGCTGGACTGTGACTTCGGTCCCATCCACGACGCGGCGGCGCTGGCGTCGCGGCTGGAGTCCCGCGCCGGGGTGATGGCGCACGGCCTGTTCCTGAACCTGACCACCGACCTGGTGGTGGCCGGCCCCGAAGGCATCACCCACCGCGTCCGGGGCGCGTGA
- a CDS encoding N-acyl homoserine lactonase family protein, giving the protein MKGLPLLSACLALSACATAKTSTGDAKGEVDAPASVKLYAMDCGRVQASDYGSMADDGSMNGVGGEGINPCYLIRHPKGDLLWDTGFSEAIADMPGGLRPQGAPMRFEMPRKLTVQLAELGLAPADIDYLSFSHMHFDHAGNANLFASAKWIVDADEYASAFSETAHRRGEVTHYSALEHVKPVLMEGDAPYDVFGDGSVSIHQAPGHTPGHTVLLLKTAKSGAVLLTGDLWPLGASRERSLVPIYNSDREQTLESMRRVEALAKDSGARVIQQHVLAHFTALPAFPAPLE; this is encoded by the coding sequence ATGAAGGGCCTCCCCCTGTTGTCCGCCTGTCTCGCGCTCAGCGCCTGCGCCACAGCGAAGACATCCACCGGCGACGCGAAGGGGGAGGTCGACGCGCCGGCCTCCGTGAAGCTCTATGCGATGGACTGCGGCCGTGTGCAGGCGTCCGACTACGGCTCCATGGCGGACGACGGGTCGATGAACGGCGTCGGAGGCGAGGGCATCAACCCGTGCTACCTGATCCGCCATCCGAAGGGTGACCTGCTCTGGGACACCGGGTTCTCCGAAGCCATCGCGGACATGCCCGGAGGCCTGCGTCCCCAGGGCGCCCCCATGCGCTTCGAGATGCCCAGGAAGCTCACCGTCCAGCTCGCGGAGCTGGGGCTGGCACCGGCGGACATCGACTACCTGTCGTTCTCACACATGCACTTCGACCACGCGGGCAACGCCAACCTGTTCGCCAGCGCGAAGTGGATCGTGGACGCGGACGAATACGCGTCCGCGTTCTCCGAGACGGCCCACCGTCGCGGCGAAGTCACCCACTACAGCGCGCTGGAGCACGTGAAGCCCGTGCTGATGGAAGGCGACGCCCCCTACGACGTGTTCGGCGACGGCTCGGTGAGCATCCACCAGGCCCCCGGCCACACGCCCGGCCACACCGTGCTGCTGCTGAAGACGGCGAAGTCCGGCGCCGTCCTGCTGACGGGCGACCTGTGGCCCCTGGGCGCGTCGCGCGAGCGCAGCCTGGTGCCCATCTACAACAGCGACCGCGAACAGACGCTCGAATCCATGCGCCGCGTGGAGGCGCTGGCGAAGGACAGCGGTGCCCGCGTCATCCAGCAGCACGTGCTCGCGCACTTCACCGCGCTGCCCGCGTTCCCGGCGCC
- a CDS encoding vWA domain-containing protein, whose product MGHEKPIEPFSDLHREGDRVRAVLLHDPTVEGLDMAIYMDASGSMKEEYKYETKPRTFLEWIRGAPLKEPANQVEPQVRWMLEYLATKDRNGLLRVAYWASGTNGRQVEVVGELKGTDVNQYKFPGAKQLGGYTYLEPALRDYVKYLEEQVKVGAKRGCAIVVTDGRLHDAEAVEKFSAEVAKKIATGRLPRINFVLVGVGDDIDEEQLEHIAHQEHAGVGHLWCHRIAKEITQVAELVAVLVDETMTVAAGGTIYDDKGQVLKTYEGRLPAVLEFDVPEGAKSFTLEVHGKRYTQPLPDEEHHEDEDEDHH is encoded by the coding sequence ATGGGACACGAGAAGCCGATCGAGCCGTTTTCGGACCTCCACCGCGAAGGAGACCGCGTGCGCGCGGTGCTGCTGCACGACCCCACGGTGGAAGGCCTGGACATGGCCATCTACATGGACGCGTCCGGCAGCATGAAGGAGGAGTACAAGTACGAGACGAAGCCGCGCACCTTCCTGGAGTGGATCCGCGGCGCGCCCCTGAAGGAGCCCGCCAACCAGGTGGAGCCCCAGGTGCGGTGGATGCTGGAGTACCTGGCCACCAAGGACCGCAACGGCCTGCTCCGCGTGGCCTACTGGGCCAGCGGCACCAACGGCCGTCAGGTGGAGGTCGTCGGTGAGCTCAAGGGCACCGACGTCAACCAGTACAAGTTCCCCGGCGCCAAGCAGCTGGGCGGCTACACGTACCTGGAGCCCGCGCTGCGCGACTACGTGAAGTACCTGGAGGAGCAGGTGAAGGTGGGGGCGAAGCGCGGCTGCGCCATCGTCGTCACCGACGGCCGCCTCCACGACGCGGAGGCGGTGGAGAAGTTCTCCGCGGAGGTGGCGAAGAAGATCGCCACCGGCAGGCTGCCGCGCATCAACTTCGTGCTCGTGGGCGTGGGCGACGACATCGACGAGGAGCAGTTGGAGCACATCGCCCACCAGGAGCACGCGGGCGTGGGCCACCTGTGGTGCCACCGCATCGCGAAGGAGATCACCCAGGTCGCGGAGCTGGTCGCGGTGCTGGTGGACGAGACCATGACGGTCGCCGCCGGCGGCACCATCTACGACGACAAGGGCCAGGTGCTGAAGACGTACGAAGGCCGCCTGCCCGCGGTGCTGGAGTTCGACGTGCCCGAGGGCGCCAAGAGCTTCACGCTGGAGGTCCACGGCAAGCGCTACACCCAGCCGCTGCCCGACGAAGAGCACCACGAGGACGAAGACGAGGACCACCACTGA
- a CDS encoding TPM domain-containing protein — MVKAVLLSLLLPTLLLGTVPSITRPVTDETGSLGAQEMETVARALVKLRTERQVQMAVVLVDTTNGRPIEDYAEEVFRAWKGGEAGRDNGLLLVIAKGDRRSRLEVGYGLEPSLTDGESQALLHAQGPLLREGRIADALVGIIAAVREQLPGEGAVSPPLGEWLPSDVRAFFFFLVVTAFVTAGLLVQCRMMSARDAGLPAVVVALLALLPPALLVSVAWSSQLTFVEVLLPYAVMLALCLCGWSFARKKAAGTKEAAAGILGGVSLAAMLLGALVGVLWPAFPSGMVGVLWWVALLSFPMFMSLGFVVLLAKGGGGGGGGHSSSSWATSSSSSSTDWSSSSSSSYSSSDSSSSSSDWSGGGGSSGGGGGSDSW; from the coding sequence ATGGTGAAGGCCGTCCTGCTGTCATTGCTGCTTCCGACGTTGCTCCTGGGAACGGTGCCCTCCATCACGCGGCCGGTGACGGACGAAACGGGAAGCCTGGGCGCGCAGGAGATGGAGACCGTGGCACGGGCGCTGGTGAAGCTGCGCACCGAGCGTCAGGTGCAGATGGCGGTGGTGCTCGTGGACACCACGAACGGTCGGCCCATCGAGGACTACGCGGAAGAGGTCTTCCGCGCCTGGAAGGGAGGCGAGGCGGGGCGGGACAACGGACTGCTGCTCGTCATCGCGAAGGGCGACCGGCGCTCGCGTCTGGAGGTGGGCTACGGGCTGGAGCCCTCCCTGACGGACGGCGAATCCCAGGCGTTGCTGCACGCGCAAGGGCCGCTCTTGCGCGAGGGCCGGATCGCGGACGCGCTGGTGGGGATCATCGCGGCCGTTCGCGAGCAGCTGCCCGGGGAAGGGGCGGTGTCCCCGCCCCTGGGTGAGTGGCTGCCGTCCGACGTGCGTGCGTTCTTCTTCTTCCTGGTCGTGACGGCCTTCGTGACGGCGGGGCTGCTGGTCCAATGCCGGATGATGAGCGCTCGGGACGCGGGCCTCCCGGCCGTGGTGGTCGCGCTCCTGGCGTTGCTGCCTCCGGCCCTGCTGGTTTCGGTCGCGTGGTCCTCCCAGCTGACCTTCGTGGAGGTCCTCCTCCCGTATGCGGTGATGCTGGCCCTGTGCCTCTGCGGCTGGTCCTTTGCCCGGAAGAAAGCGGCGGGGACGAAGGAAGCGGCAGCGGGGATCCTGGGCGGTGTCTCGCTGGCGGCCATGCTCCTGGGCGCCCTGGTGGGTGTGCTGTGGCCGGCTTTCCCCTCCGGCATGGTGGGCGTGTTGTGGTGGGTGGCCCTCCTTTCCTTCCCCATGTTCATGTCCCTCGGGTTCGTCGTGCTCCTGGCGAAGGGAGGTGGCGGAGGGGGCGGTGGGCACTCCTCTTCGTCCTGGGCCACCTCATCCTCGTCGTCCTCCACGGACTGGAGCTCCAGCTCCTCGTCGTCGTACTCCAGCAGCGACTCCTCCAGCTCCTCGTCGGACTGGAGCGGCGGAGGAGGGTCCTCCGGAGGGGGCGGTGGCAGCGATTCCTGGTAG
- a CDS encoding VOC family protein — translation MDDKPHTTRLFVKLLVTDAPASVRFYEGLGFERIASVPPIIRLQWGGESDVYLVSPPAGLKLEGKKGTGVLVGFRAGEAGVDALAAKATALGAPVEGPHVQPWYTREIIVTDPDGYRLNFIEPA, via the coding sequence ATGGACGACAAGCCCCACACGACGCGGTTGTTCGTGAAGCTGCTGGTGACGGACGCCCCGGCCTCCGTGCGCTTCTATGAAGGTCTCGGCTTCGAACGCATCGCGTCGGTGCCCCCCATCATCCGCCTCCAGTGGGGCGGCGAGTCGGACGTCTACCTCGTCAGTCCGCCCGCGGGCCTGAAGCTGGAGGGAAAGAAGGGCACGGGCGTGCTCGTGGGCTTCCGGGCGGGCGAGGCGGGCGTGGACGCCTTGGCCGCGAAGGCGACCGCGCTGGGCGCCCCCGTGGAAGGGCCGCACGTGCAGCCCTGGTACACGCGGGAGATCATCGTCACGGACCCGGACGGCTACCGGCTCAACTTCATCGAGCCGGCCTGA
- a CDS encoding VWA domain-containing protein gives MAGHEVINRPFSDVHRMGNKVVATLLHDPTVEGLDVALYMDGSASMENAYGPRGILAKLAPVKNQVEPQMQWMLEYLANKDRDGKVRVTYWAAGDGTQLEMVGDLTGPQAKGYRFPGPRSYGKATVMLPVLRDFVAHIKQSVSEGAKRGLAVIITDSQINDAHDVTAYATQVAKEIASGRLPRINFVFMGVGDKVDEEQMEEISHTTYPGVGHLWCHRIADRMEEMAELVAVLVDETMTVAAGGTVYDARGQVLKTYEGRLPAVLEFDVPPDCKSFTLEVAGQRFDQPIPEDHGDEEHHDEDEAPKVAPAAPPAAAPPHSRRGHRH, from the coding sequence ATGGCCGGCCACGAAGTCATCAACCGCCCCTTCTCCGACGTCCACCGGATGGGCAACAAGGTCGTCGCCACGCTGCTGCACGACCCGACGGTGGAGGGCCTGGACGTGGCCCTCTACATGGACGGCTCCGCCAGCATGGAGAACGCGTACGGCCCCCGCGGCATCCTCGCGAAGCTGGCCCCGGTGAAGAACCAGGTCGAGCCGCAGATGCAGTGGATGCTGGAGTACCTGGCCAACAAGGACCGGGACGGCAAGGTGCGCGTGACGTACTGGGCCGCGGGCGACGGCACCCAGTTGGAGATGGTGGGCGACCTCACCGGCCCCCAGGCCAAGGGCTACCGCTTCCCCGGCCCGCGCTCCTACGGCAAGGCCACGGTGATGCTGCCGGTGCTGCGCGACTTCGTGGCGCACATCAAGCAGAGCGTGTCCGAAGGCGCCAAGCGCGGCCTCGCGGTCATCATCACGGACTCGCAGATCAACGACGCGCATGACGTGACGGCCTACGCCACCCAGGTGGCCAAGGAGATCGCCTCCGGCCGCCTGCCCCGCATCAACTTCGTGTTCATGGGCGTGGGCGACAAGGTGGACGAGGAGCAGATGGAGGAGATCTCCCACACCACCTATCCGGGCGTGGGCCACCTCTGGTGCCACCGCATCGCGGACCGCATGGAGGAGATGGCGGAGCTGGTCGCCGTGCTGGTGGACGAGACCATGACCGTCGCCGCCGGAGGCACCGTCTACGACGCGCGGGGTCAGGTGCTGAAGACGTACGAGGGCCGCCTGCCCGCGGTGCTGGAGTTCGACGTGCCTCCGGACTGCAAGAGCTTCACGCTGGAGGTCGCGGGGCAGCGCTTCGACCAGCCCATCCCCGAGGACCACGGGGACGAAGAGCACCACGACGAGGACGAGGCCCCCAAGGTGGCTCCGGCGGCACCGCCGGCCGCCGCCCCCCCGCATTCACGCCGCGGTCACCGCCACTAA